A single window of Candidatus Rhabdochlamydia oedothoracis DNA harbors:
- the gyrB gene encoding DNA topoisomerase (ATP-hydrolyzing) subunit B, whose amino-acid sequence MTTMTKEEQYDASSITVLEGLQAVRERPSMYIGDTQTNGLHQLVYEVVDNSVDEALASHCSEISIFIHEDNSVTVQDNGRGIPVGRHAQESKKQGRDVSAIEVVMTILHAGGKFDKNTYKVSGGLHGVGVSCVNALSEKCDVEVRQNGKIYSIQFSKGKVIHPLKQIGDSKEHGTKVTFKPDATIFTVLVFDHDLLLKRFRELAFLNKGLTIRFRDERQADSQELVFCYEGGVKSFVEYLNENKTPIFPKPIYIYGSKEGVDGVVDFEVAMQWNTTYSENLYSYVNNISTRMGGTHVSGFSTALTRVLNQYIKTHNLLKSDKMTVQGDDMREGLTAVLSVKVPNPQFEGQTKQKLGNNEVGSLVQQITGEHLAVFLEENPVIARMIVEKAILAAQARDAARRARELTLRKTALDTARLPGKLTDCQEKDPALCELFIVEGDSAGGSAKTGRDRRFQAILPIRGKILNVEKARLEKVLQNQEVGAMIAAFGCGIGQGNFNLEKLRYHKIIIMTDADVDGSHIRTLLLTFFYRHMPALIENGFVYIAQPPLFKVTRKKASRYIHSEKDMDEYLLKLGLSDIQIQLVGHSDTLSKELLEELVKLIRDVEVFILSIEKKSIPFREFLQAKDETGRLPRFQVKLGEEEKLIYSEEEFVEVKLSHEALQRSKHTETLASIPIEEQTLEMQTFHVKGMPFVELYEKKTIDFLKTRLSQFNFTLDQYVIAEGKLFDIFDEEGKYHPMYTLKEGIESLRQNGRKGIEIQRYKGLGEMNADQLCDTTMDPQKRTLLHVTLPDAIAADHTFTMLMGEEVPPRRKFIEQHALSVKNLDI is encoded by the coding sequence GATGCTAGCTCTATTACCGTCCTAGAAGGATTGCAAGCGGTAAGAGAGCGTCCTAGCATGTACATCGGTGATACACAAACCAATGGGTTGCATCAGCTTGTTTACGAAGTAGTGGATAATAGCGTTGATGAGGCTTTAGCTAGTCATTGTAGTGAAATTTCTATTTTCATTCATGAGGATAACTCGGTAACGGTTCAAGATAATGGAAGAGGAATTCCTGTCGGGCGCCATGCTCAAGAATCGAAAAAACAAGGGCGCGACGTTTCTGCAATTGAAGTAGTTATGACTATTTTGCACGCAGGTGGTAAATTTGATAAAAATACCTATAAGGTTTCAGGCGGACTTCATGGAGTAGGGGTTTCTTGTGTCAATGCTTTATCTGAGAAGTGTGATGTTGAAGTGCGTCAAAATGGAAAGATTTATTCCATTCAATTTTCCAAAGGCAAAGTAATTCATCCTCTCAAACAGATAGGGGATAGCAAAGAACATGGGACCAAGGTCACCTTTAAACCCGATGCAACCATTTTTACCGTATTGGTTTTTGATCATGATTTATTATTGAAACGCTTTCGTGAACTAGCTTTTTTAAACAAAGGGCTAACCATTCGCTTTCGCGATGAAAGACAAGCAGACTCCCAAGAGCTGGTTTTTTGTTATGAAGGAGGGGTTAAATCCTTTGTAGAATACTTGAATGAAAATAAAACACCTATTTTTCCCAAACCGATTTACATTTATGGGTCAAAAGAAGGTGTAGATGGGGTGGTTGATTTTGAAGTTGCTATGCAGTGGAATACCACTTATTCAGAGAATTTGTATTCCTATGTAAATAATATATCAACTCGTATGGGAGGCACACATGTTAGTGGGTTTTCTACAGCTTTAACACGTGTTTTAAATCAATATATTAAGACCCATAATCTGTTAAAAAGCGATAAGATGACGGTTCAAGGCGATGACATGAGAGAGGGACTTACCGCTGTCTTATCTGTAAAAGTACCTAATCCTCAGTTTGAAGGGCAAACAAAACAGAAACTGGGTAATAATGAAGTAGGCTCGCTCGTACAACAGATTACAGGGGAGCATTTAGCGGTATTTTTAGAAGAAAATCCAGTCATTGCTCGCATGATTGTAGAAAAAGCCATTCTTGCAGCTCAGGCTCGAGATGCTGCTCGAAGAGCAAGGGAATTAACTCTGCGCAAGACAGCTTTAGATACGGCAAGGTTGCCTGGGAAACTAACCGATTGTCAGGAAAAAGACCCTGCGCTTTGTGAATTATTTATTGTAGAAGGAGATTCGGCAGGAGGATCAGCGAAAACAGGTAGAGATCGCAGATTTCAAGCCATTCTTCCCATTCGTGGAAAAATTCTTAACGTGGAAAAAGCGCGTTTGGAAAAAGTTTTGCAGAATCAAGAAGTAGGTGCGATGATTGCAGCATTTGGTTGTGGAATCGGGCAGGGTAATTTTAACTTGGAAAAATTGCGCTATCATAAGATTATCATTATGACGGATGCCGATGTTGATGGATCTCACATTCGTACTCTATTGCTAACTTTTTTCTATCGTCATATGCCTGCTTTAATCGAAAATGGGTTTGTTTATATCGCACAACCTCCTTTATTTAAAGTTACGCGCAAAAAAGCCAGTCGTTATATTCACAGTGAAAAAGATATGGATGAATATCTGTTAAAATTAGGTCTTAGCGATATTCAAATCCAGTTAGTGGGTCATAGCGATACGCTATCTAAAGAGTTGCTTGAGGAATTGGTAAAGCTCATCCGTGATGTAGAGGTATTTATCCTATCCATTGAGAAAAAAAGCATCCCTTTTCGTGAATTTTTACAAGCTAAAGACGAAACAGGTAGGCTCCCTCGTTTCCAAGTAAAATTAGGAGAGGAGGAGAAATTGATTTACTCAGAAGAGGAATTTGTAGAAGTAAAACTATCCCATGAAGCTCTGCAAAGATCTAAACATACTGAGACGTTAGCCTCCATCCCTATTGAAGAACAAACGCTAGAAATGCAAACGTTTCATGTTAAAGGAATGCCATTTGTAGAGCTATATGAGAAAAAGACTATTGATTTTTTGAAGACACGTCTTTCACAGTTTAATTTTACACTCGATCAATATGTTATTGCAGAGGGTAAGTTATTTGATATCTTCGATGAAGAGGGCAAATATCATCCTATGTATACTTTGAAAGAAGGAATTGAATCCTTACGACAGAATGGACGTAAAGGAATCGAAATTCAACGGTATAAAGGATTAGGAGAGATGAATGCAGATCAACTTTGTGATACAACAATGGATCCTCAAAAACGTACCCTTCTTCATGTAACACTTCCTGATGCTATTGCAGCTGATCATACATTTACTATGCTTATGGGAGAAGAAGTTCCTCCTAGACGAAAGTTTATTGAGCAACACGCCCTGTCGGTTAAGAATTTGGATATTTAA
- the gyrA gene encoding DNA topoisomerase (ATP-hydrolyzing) subunit A, which yields MSYTKDEIVTSRNIEEEVKESYIRYSMSVIIARALPDVRDGLKPSQRRILYAMRQLSLSPTSKHRKCAKIAGDTSGDYHPHGEGVIYPTLVRMAQSWSMRYRLIDGQGNFGSVDGDPPAAMRYTEARLTHASTALMEDLDKDTVDLIPNYDETRVEPTVFPAKFPNLLANGSSGIAVGMATNIPPHNLAELITATLLVIDEPQTTIEEIMTVMPAPDFPTGGIICGYRGIKEAYHTGRGKITLRGVIHIEDGESDKQKLVIDEIPYNINKSDLILKIADLVNAKTITGISDLRDESDKDGMRIVLELKRGEIPDVTINQLYKFTDLQVTFGCNMLALDKGLPRTMNIKQFIAAWVEHRIDVVRRRTRFELAKAQARAHVLEGYLKALDNLDAIVKLIRSSDNKEAAKRQLMADYELSERQASAVLELRLYQLTGLEREKIESEYNQLLDKISHFLAVLANETLVRGIIKQELSELKKHHNSDRKTKIIAAEGEFNIEDLIPDLPVIITISEDDYIKRMPIDTFREQRRGGQGVIGMEMKKENDVLKDVYVASTHDYLLIFTNFGRCYWLKVWEIPEAGRRSKGKPLVNLLEDIRPSEKIATVLKVKKFEEDHYIFLATKQGVVKKTELTAFSSPRRKGIYAINIDEGDEVIAARLTKEGEQIMLFTKNGMAVRFDQTQVRAMGRVARGVRGALLRNKEDVVVSCEAVSGDQNLLVVCSKGFGKRSKVNDFRQTNRGGVGVRSIITSDRNGPVIGAVSVTDQDSVVMMSNTGQTLRINMQDVRVMGRSTQGVRLVNLHAQDHLVAIQKIERIEE from the coding sequence ATGTCCTATACTAAAGATGAAATTGTTACTTCCCGTAATATTGAAGAAGAGGTAAAAGAGAGCTATATTCGCTATTCGATGTCGGTGATTATTGCTAGGGCTCTTCCCGATGTGCGCGATGGGCTAAAGCCCTCTCAAAGGCGTATTTTGTACGCAATGAGGCAGTTATCTTTAAGCCCTACTTCTAAACATCGTAAATGTGCTAAAATTGCAGGAGATACCTCTGGGGATTACCATCCTCATGGAGAAGGGGTAATCTATCCTACTCTTGTTCGCATGGCACAGAGCTGGTCTATGCGCTATCGTTTAATCGATGGGCAAGGAAACTTTGGTTCAGTAGATGGTGATCCTCCAGCCGCTATGCGTTATACAGAAGCGCGTCTTACCCATGCTTCCACAGCTTTAATGGAAGATTTGGATAAAGATACGGTCGACCTAATCCCTAACTACGATGAAACTAGAGTAGAGCCGACTGTATTTCCCGCTAAGTTTCCTAATTTATTAGCAAATGGATCTTCTGGGATCGCTGTAGGAATGGCTACCAATATTCCACCGCATAATTTAGCTGAATTAATTACAGCGACTTTATTGGTTATTGATGAACCGCAAACGACAATTGAAGAAATTATGACGGTAATGCCTGCGCCGGATTTTCCAACTGGTGGAATCATTTGTGGCTACCGAGGCATTAAAGAAGCTTACCATACAGGTCGCGGGAAAATTACTCTGCGAGGAGTTATTCACATTGAAGATGGTGAATCTGATAAGCAAAAACTTGTTATCGATGAGATTCCTTATAACATAAATAAGTCAGACCTAATTTTAAAAATAGCTGACCTTGTAAACGCTAAGACCATTACTGGGATTAGCGATTTACGCGATGAGTCGGATAAAGATGGGATGCGGATTGTTTTAGAACTCAAACGTGGCGAGATCCCTGACGTTACGATTAATCAGTTGTATAAGTTTACCGACCTGCAGGTAACTTTTGGCTGTAACATGTTAGCTCTTGATAAGGGCTTGCCAAGAACGATGAATATCAAGCAGTTTATTGCCGCTTGGGTTGAGCATAGAATTGATGTTGTTCGCCGCCGTACCAGATTTGAACTTGCAAAAGCACAAGCTCGTGCCCATGTCTTAGAAGGTTACTTGAAAGCTCTAGATAATTTGGATGCAATAGTTAAGCTTATTCGTTCCTCTGATAACAAAGAAGCTGCTAAGCGACAATTAATGGCTGATTATGAATTGAGCGAAAGACAAGCATCTGCTGTTTTAGAGCTGCGTTTATACCAATTAACTGGGTTAGAAAGAGAGAAGATTGAATCTGAATACAACCAATTACTGGATAAAATTTCTCATTTTCTAGCTGTATTAGCTAATGAAACACTGGTACGAGGAATTATTAAACAAGAGCTTTCGGAGCTTAAAAAGCATCATAATTCCGATCGAAAAACAAAAATCATTGCAGCAGAAGGGGAGTTTAATATTGAAGATCTCATCCCTGATTTGCCAGTGATTATTACGATTTCAGAAGATGACTATATCAAACGTATGCCCATAGATACTTTCCGTGAGCAACGCCGTGGAGGTCAAGGTGTGATTGGCATGGAGATGAAAAAAGAAAATGATGTTTTAAAAGATGTTTATGTTGCCTCTACACACGATTACCTATTGATTTTTACCAACTTTGGCAGATGCTATTGGCTAAAGGTATGGGAAATTCCAGAAGCAGGAAGAAGGTCTAAAGGAAAGCCCTTAGTCAATCTTTTAGAAGACATACGCCCTTCTGAAAAAATTGCTACCGTCTTAAAAGTAAAGAAATTTGAAGAAGATCATTATATCTTTTTAGCAACAAAGCAAGGGGTTGTAAAGAAAACAGAGCTTACAGCTTTTAGCTCTCCTCGCCGTAAAGGGATCTATGCAATCAATATTGATGAGGGAGATGAAGTAATTGCAGCTCGCCTAACGAAAGAAGGAGAGCAGATCATGCTATTTACAAAAAATGGAATGGCTGTTCGTTTTGATCAAACACAGGTACGCGCAATGGGTCGTGTAGCACGAGGGGTTAGAGGGGCTCTTTTACGTAATAAAGAAGACGTCGTTGTTTCTTGTGAGGCTGTTTCTGGTGATCAAAACCTGCTCGTTGTTTGCTCCAAAGGTTTTGGAAAGCGCTCAAAAGTCAATGATTTTAGGCAAACCAACCGCGGAGGTGTGGGAGTGCGCTCTATTATTACAAGTGATCGTAACGGTCCTGTAATTGGAGCTGTATCTGTTACCGATCAAGATAGTGTGGTTATGATGTCAAATACAGGTCAAACCTTGCGCATTAATATGCAAGATGTGCGAGTGATGGGACGCTCTACTCAAGGGGTTCGCTTGGTTAATTTGCACGCACAAGATCACTTAGTGGCTATCCAAAAAATTGAACGTATTGAAGAATGA
- the tmk gene encoding dTMP kinase: MQHQGHLITFEGGEGVGKTTLIDALYQYLQNSRQDVIKTRAPGGTEIGRLIREILLNQHQDKMSYLCELFLFLADRSQHVDELILPALKQRKIVLCDRFNDSTIAYQAAGRHQEERQIGDLCAFASLHVPIQLTFYLDLDPGLALKRVDRMKDRDRIEAENIAFHKKIRQAFHALIEKDPKRFVILDASLDPSEVFEIAKRHLDEFLQTYR, translated from the coding sequence ATGCAACATCAAGGGCATCTAATTACTTTTGAAGGAGGAGAGGGTGTAGGTAAAACAACTCTTATCGATGCTCTCTACCAATACTTGCAAAACAGTAGGCAAGATGTAATTAAGACCCGTGCTCCAGGTGGTACTGAAATTGGGCGGTTGATTCGGGAAATTTTATTGAATCAACACCAAGATAAAATGTCTTATCTATGCGAGTTATTTCTCTTTTTGGCAGACCGTTCTCAACACGTAGATGAATTGATTCTTCCTGCTTTAAAACAGAGGAAAATTGTTCTATGCGATCGTTTTAATGATTCTACCATCGCCTATCAAGCAGCTGGTAGGCATCAAGAAGAAAGACAGATCGGAGATCTTTGTGCATTTGCTTCATTGCATGTACCTATTCAGTTAACCTTTTATTTGGATTTAGACCCAGGACTAGCTCTAAAGCGCGTGGATCGGATGAAAGATAGAGATCGCATTGAAGCAGAAAATATCGCATTTCACAAAAAAATTAGACAGGCATTTCATGCCCTAATAGAAAAAGATCCCAAACGATTCGTGATATTAGACGCTTCGTTAGATCCAAGTGAAGTATTTGAAATAGCAAAACGGCACCTTGATGAATTCCTCCAAACTTATCGGTAA
- a CDS encoding ATP-binding protein — protein sequence MNSSKLIGNQAAAQIIMRMLSNHTLPHTLLFHGQNGVGKSILAKEVAEGLMGSSHIEKIRKQIHPDLTLLHPEGKSGVYSMEQMRSLLQMVSLSPFEAKVKVFILQEVDKLSTICSNALLKTLEEASSDTYFILLTDQIEKLLETVTSRCYKVRFFPIPSDLIASFLQEHTTLAKEEVRNIADRSQGSLARAQWLSEVKSEKLQRFLTELFSLNLPQDYSPFIQLMAGTDALLEDTNAETILEEILEWYRDLHAFKYQAPGFYHSNHMQLLAKKAKEPLPSLERILEVFIQAQTALQRNIKLPVVIEDMLLQLA from the coding sequence ATGAATTCCTCCAAACTTATCGGTAATCAAGCAGCAGCGCAGATCATTATGCGTATGCTATCCAATCATACCCTTCCGCACACACTTTTGTTTCACGGACAAAATGGAGTGGGTAAAAGCATTCTAGCAAAAGAAGTAGCGGAAGGATTAATGGGAAGTTCCCATATCGAAAAAATTCGAAAGCAAATCCATCCCGATCTTACTCTATTACATCCTGAAGGGAAAAGTGGTGTTTATTCGATGGAACAAATGCGCTCTTTGCTGCAAATGGTTTCACTTTCTCCTTTTGAAGCAAAAGTCAAGGTCTTTATTCTTCAAGAAGTCGATAAGCTCTCTACTATTTGTAGTAATGCTCTTTTAAAAACTTTAGAAGAGGCGAGTTCTGATACCTATTTTATTTTATTGACCGACCAGATAGAAAAACTGCTTGAAACGGTTACCTCTCGTTGTTATAAAGTGCGATTTTTTCCTATTCCCTCTGATTTAATCGCCTCCTTTCTACAAGAACATACGACTCTCGCAAAAGAAGAAGTTAGAAACATAGCAGATAGGTCTCAAGGCTCTTTAGCCAGAGCTCAATGGTTGTCAGAGGTAAAATCAGAAAAGTTGCAGAGGTTTTTAACCGAGCTCTTTAGCTTAAACCTGCCCCAAGACTATAGTCCATTTATCCAGCTCATGGCAGGTACAGATGCTTTGCTAGAAGACACAAATGCAGAAACAATTCTAGAAGAGATCTTAGAGTGGTATAGAGATCTGCATGCATTTAAGTACCAAGCGCCTGGATTTTACCATAGCAATCATATGCAGCTATTAGCCAAAAAAGCTAAAGAACCGCTACCTTCTCTGGAGAGAATATTAGAAGTATTTATCCAAGCTCAAACAGCACTGCAGCGCAATATTAAGCTACCCGTTGTCATAGAGGATATGTTATTGCAATTAGCTTAA
- a CDS encoding SDR family NAD(P)-dependent oxidoreductase, which translates to MDNIALVTGASSGIGKAISRELVNRGWTVIGVARSEDKLIEIQNELSSSFIPIICDVSRKENIGETSKQILERKLYPSLFFLNAGIAGEAVIENPNGFNLKIHENIMQVNYFGVLAWVEFWEKPSRENGGTKFIATSSINAIFAPLAGSAYSASKAAIAKAFESLSLTYYGTNLRFSVVYPGPVDTAGLKTPRKLPFTWTAEKMGKCMVNFALSNKSSCEPFFFYKIATRLLRALPAKYTMKLLGQV; encoded by the coding sequence ATGGATAATATCGCTTTAGTTACCGGTGCCTCTTCTGGCATAGGAAAAGCCATCTCTAGAGAACTTGTAAATCGAGGTTGGACAGTCATTGGTGTAGCACGTTCGGAAGATAAGCTCATAGAAATTCAAAATGAGCTATCAAGCTCCTTTATTCCAATAATTTGCGACGTGTCCAGGAAAGAAAATATTGGAGAAACTTCAAAACAAATTCTCGAAAGAAAACTTTACCCATCCTTGTTTTTTTTGAATGCTGGCATAGCAGGAGAAGCTGTTATCGAGAATCCTAATGGGTTTAATCTCAAAATCCATGAAAATATTATGCAGGTCAACTATTTCGGTGTTTTAGCTTGGGTAGAATTTTGGGAAAAGCCTTCTCGGGAAAATGGTGGTACAAAATTCATCGCCACAAGTTCTATAAATGCTATTTTTGCACCTTTAGCAGGAAGCGCATATAGTGCTTCAAAGGCAGCTATTGCCAAAGCTTTTGAAAGCTTATCTCTAACTTATTACGGGACCAACTTGCGATTTTCTGTAGTATACCCGGGACCTGTAGATACAGCAGGACTAAAAACCCCAAGAAAGCTTCCCTTTACTTGGACAGCAGAAAAAATGGGCAAATGCATGGTTAATTTTGCTTTAAGTAATAAATCAAGCTGTGAACCATTTTTCTTTTACAAAATCGCAACTCGTCTCCTAAGAGCCTTGCCAGCAAAATATACGATGAAACTACTAGGGCAAGTGTAA
- a CDS encoding NAD(+)/NADH kinase encodes MIIALFPNINKQLSKDLAIDIREFLNSQNITVVAEDEKAQVIGAIPLSEIDLTTISFMISMGGDGSILKLVHKYAHLDIPILGINLGHLGFMADVPISDLYPSLQDLIKGCFQLHKRVVIEGKSTSHKGCFAVNDIVVHRGSNRCLVKIAIHIDGVYLNTFEADGIIIATPNGSTAYSLSAGGPIISPDLEALVLTPICPHTISNCPIVLPANQKIQIEYLSNYDPIEIHADGLNYYELKKSEIFEITRSKKNFKLVSLPRRDYFSTLRTKLGWSGKLR; translated from the coding sequence ATGATTATCGCTCTTTTTCCAAATATTAATAAGCAGCTCTCAAAAGATCTAGCAATCGATATTAGAGAGTTCTTGAACAGTCAGAATATCACTGTGGTTGCAGAAGATGAAAAAGCGCAGGTTATCGGCGCTATTCCTTTGTCAGAGATAGATCTAACAACTATCTCATTTATGATTTCCATGGGTGGCGATGGCAGCATCTTAAAGCTAGTTCATAAATATGCACACCTTGATATTCCGATCTTAGGGATTAATTTAGGGCATTTGGGATTTATGGCAGATGTACCGATTTCAGATCTCTATCCTAGCCTGCAAGACTTGATTAAGGGCTGTTTCCAATTACATAAGAGAGTGGTCATTGAAGGAAAATCGACAAGTCACAAGGGATGCTTTGCCGTAAATGATATTGTTGTACACCGAGGAAGCAACCGCTGTTTAGTAAAAATCGCTATCCATATAGATGGAGTGTACTTAAATACTTTTGAAGCCGATGGAATCATTATAGCTACTCCAAACGGCTCTACAGCTTATTCTCTATCAGCAGGCGGTCCTATCATCAGCCCTGATCTAGAAGCCTTGGTTTTAACTCCTATCTGCCCACATACCATTTCAAATTGCCCAATTGTCCTTCCTGCCAATCAAAAGATCCAAATTGAATATTTAAGCAATTATGATCCTATTGAAATACATGCAGATGGACTCAATTACTATGAATTAAAAAAATCAGAAATCTTTGAGATCACAAGAAGCAAAAAAAACTTCAAGCTGGTAAGTCTTCCACGGCGAGATTACTTTTCTACATTGCGTACCAAGCTTGGATGGTCAGGCAAGCTCCGCTAG
- a CDS encoding 1-deoxy-D-xylulose-5-phosphate synthase: MSYPLLSQISSPEQIKYFSLDSLKLLATEIRQKIIDVMAVNGGHLASNLGIVELIIALHHVFDSPGDKFVFDVSHQSYPHKLLTGRYHRFDQIRKFKGLCGFCNPKESKHDHFYAGHAGTALSLGLGVAKNRDINKRKEHVLPIIGDATLTCGLTLEALNNIPRDLRDFIVVLNDNEMSISENVGAMKYILSRFFNHPRSNKIYNELESLLSKFPGLGIQLAKQGHKLKESLKNLFSTAPFFEQFHLDYVGPINGHDISKLILVFEALKNNPHPVLLHILTVKGQGMQTATLNPVSWHGCKPFDKQTEKFLTTSSQVSFPQVFGKHILEMAKNDPSLIAVTPAMLAGSCLQEFMKAFPERCLDVGIAEGHAVTFCGGIAYGKKMKVVCSIYATFLQRAFDNLFHDVCLQELPVVFAIDRAGISGPDGSTHHGIYDISFLNVMPNMVICQPRNAQLLKELLESAFSWGLPTAIRYPNMATEETDAALKTRSLGIGEIVVTGSKLAIIAVGHMCYTAIKVREILLPYGIDATIVDPIFLKPLDQDLLYSILTKHTYIVTLEEHSINGGFASIFNQFIVRNKFYQLQVLNLGIPEAFIEQGSYQDLMQSLNLSPKAIAEQIKKEFFSFSEQLNPPSYDYRSFSKY; this comes from the coding sequence ATGAGCTATCCCTTGTTAAGTCAGATTTCTTCCCCAGAGCAAATTAAATATTTTTCTTTAGACTCTCTTAAGTTATTAGCTACCGAAATCAGGCAAAAGATCATTGATGTAATGGCTGTTAACGGAGGACATTTAGCGTCTAATTTAGGAATTGTTGAGCTTATAATTGCTCTACATCATGTATTTGATTCCCCTGGCGATAAATTTGTTTTTGATGTAAGCCATCAATCCTATCCCCACAAGCTTTTAACAGGCCGCTATCATAGGTTTGATCAGATTCGTAAATTTAAAGGGTTGTGCGGTTTTTGCAATCCTAAAGAATCTAAACACGATCACTTTTACGCAGGTCACGCTGGCACTGCTTTATCTCTTGGTTTAGGTGTTGCAAAAAATCGCGATATAAATAAGCGTAAAGAGCACGTTCTTCCTATAATAGGCGATGCTACTCTTACCTGCGGTCTTACATTAGAAGCCCTTAATAATATACCTAGAGATTTAAGGGATTTCATCGTGGTCTTAAATGATAATGAAATGTCGATCTCAGAGAACGTAGGAGCAATGAAGTATATTCTAAGTAGGTTTTTCAACCATCCTCGCTCTAATAAGATCTATAATGAGTTAGAGTCTTTGCTATCTAAATTTCCTGGCTTAGGCATCCAACTTGCCAAACAAGGGCACAAACTTAAAGAGTCCTTAAAAAACCTCTTTAGCACAGCTCCTTTTTTTGAACAGTTTCATCTTGATTATGTAGGCCCCATCAATGGACATGATATTAGTAAACTCATCTTGGTTTTTGAAGCGCTTAAAAATAATCCACACCCTGTTTTATTGCATATATTAACAGTAAAAGGTCAAGGTATGCAAACCGCTACTTTAAATCCTGTTTCTTGGCATGGCTGTAAACCCTTTGATAAACAGACTGAGAAATTTTTAACGACATCTTCTCAAGTAAGTTTTCCTCAAGTATTTGGAAAACATATCCTTGAAATGGCTAAAAACGACCCAAGTTTAATTGCAGTAACCCCTGCTATGCTAGCTGGCTCTTGTTTACAAGAGTTTATGAAAGCCTTCCCTGAAAGATGTCTAGATGTAGGTATTGCGGAAGGACATGCTGTTACTTTTTGCGGAGGGATCGCTTATGGCAAAAAAATGAAAGTCGTTTGTTCAATCTACGCTACTTTTTTGCAAAGAGCTTTTGATAATTTGTTTCACGATGTTTGTCTCCAAGAGCTTCCTGTTGTATTTGCTATTGATAGAGCTGGTATTTCAGGGCCAGATGGGTCAACGCACCACGGTATCTACGATATCTCTTTTCTCAATGTTATGCCTAACATGGTGATTTGCCAACCTCGTAATGCTCAGCTATTAAAAGAGCTGCTCGAAAGTGCTTTTTCTTGGGGTCTACCAACAGCTATACGTTATCCAAATATGGCAACAGAAGAAACAGATGCTGCTTTAAAGACCCGTTCTCTTGGAATTGGCGAAATAGTAGTTACTGGTAGCAAATTAGCGATTATTGCAGTGGGACATATGTGTTATACTGCTATAAAGGTGAGAGAGATCCTTTTGCCTTATGGAATTGATGCAACTATAGTTGATCCTATTTTTTTAAAGCCACTTGACCAAGATCTCTTATACTCTATTTTAACTAAACACACTTATATTGTTACCTTAGAAGAACACAGTATAAATGGAGGATTTGCTTCTATCTTTAATCAATTTATTGTACGCAATAAATTCTATCAATTACAGGTGCTCAATCTAGGAATACCTGAAGCATTTATCGAGCAAGGCAGCTATCAAGATTTGATGCAAAGCTTAAATCTATCCCCTAAAGCGATTGCAGAACAAATTAAAAAAGAATTCTTCTCTTTTTCTGAACAATTAAACCCTCCTTCGTATGATTATCGCTCTTTTTCCAAATATTAA
- the xseB gene encoding exodeoxyribonuclease VII small subunit — MKDASFESSYLRLEEILEQMNSKKVSLEESLALYKEADGLISSCNEKLKKAEQEVETLMKNREGGLVIDQEGKPETAPFLHASEHLS; from the coding sequence ATGAAAGATGCTTCATTTGAAAGTTCCTATTTGCGTTTAGAAGAAATTTTAGAACAGATGAATTCTAAAAAAGTTTCCCTAGAAGAGTCCTTAGCTCTTTATAAGGAAGCTGATGGCTTAATCAGCTCTTGTAATGAAAAATTAAAAAAAGCAGAGCAAGAAGTGGAAACATTAATGAAAAACCGAGAAGGTGGTTTAGTAATAGATCAAGAGGGAAAACCAGAAACAGCCCCTTTTTTGCACGCTAGCGAGCATCTCTCATGA